CCCGTGCTCTGTCCTCCTTTCCATCACCAGAAAGGGTCTCCCGTACGTCCTCCGGATGAGCGAGATAACCGGCCAGATCCGGCCTGTTGGAAAACCGTTCACGTGTCCCCTTCACCGTCAACGAACCGTGCGCGGAGGGCCCCAGTCCAAAATAGTCTCCGTCGCACCAGTAGTTGATGTTGTGCAGGCACTCATGGCCAGGCAGGGCAAAGTTGCATATCTCGTACTGGCCGTATCCTCCAGCCGGGAGCATCCTGCGGGCCATTCGGAACATGGCCGCCGCGAGGTCCCCATCCACCTCTCTCGGCCCCTTGTCGTCATTTGCTTCCAGCGCGTAGAGGGAGATGTGATCGGGCCCGACTGCCAGAGCCGTCTTAAGATCGGTCCTGAAGTCATCTATTCCCTGTCCCTCGAATCCGTAGATCAGGTCAATCCCCACAGACGGGAACCCGGCTTTCCTGGCCCTTGAAACCACCAGGGTCCGGTCCCCATCCCACTGGCCCGCGCCCAACATCCTGACGCCGGACTCCTGAAACGACTTGACCCCGATGCTCACCCTGTCGAAACCCGCCTCGGCCAGCTGCGCCAGTTCCTCGTCGCTGACTCCGGCGTCAGCCTCCAGGCTCATCTCTACGGTCCGGTCCAAAGGAAGCACGCTGTCCATCGCCTCAAACAGCCTCGTATAGAAGGACGGCGGCAGCAGTGAGGGGGTGCCGCCACCTATATAGACGGTTCTCACAGGTCCCGGAGCCACCCCCTTCAGGGAGGCGGCCTCCCTCAGGACGGCCTCCAGGAAGGGCTCTTCCTCACCGGGGCCGAGGGGAACTCGAAAGAAGTGGCAGTAGGGACACAGGGTGTTGCAGAATGGAATATGAATATAAAGGGCAACGCCTTCCCGCGGCCGGGGAGTGTATATCATTTCACCTGGACCTATCGCACATGGCAGGCGGCGAAACGGCCGTTGCCCCTGGATGTCAGGCCCGGCACCTCTTGGGCGCACCGTTCGATCCTGAGGGGACAGCGTGGATGGAAGTGGCAGCCGGAAGGAGGGTTAGCGGGGCTGGGAACCTCGCCCACTGGACCGGCGTCATGTCCACGCTTCTCGGGGTCGGGTTCGGGGATGGCCCGAATCAGGGCCTCAGAATAAGGATGGACAGGGCCGGCATACAGGTCCTCAACACGTCCGATTTCCATGAGACGCCCCAGGTACATCACGGCCACACGGTCGCACAGGCTCCGGACAACCCGCAGATCGTGGGAAATGAATAGCATGGTTAATGAAAAACGGTCTTT
The Deltaproteobacteria bacterium genome window above contains:
- the hemW gene encoding radical SAM family heme chaperone HemW, yielding MIYTPRPREGVALYIHIPFCNTLCPYCHFFRVPLGPGEEEPFLEAVLREAASLKGVAPGPVRTVYIGGGTPSLLPPSFYTRLFEAMDSVLPLDRTVEMSLEADAGVSDEELAQLAEAGFDRVSIGVKSFQESGVRMLGAGQWDGDRTLVVSRARKAGFPSVGIDLIYGFEGQGIDDFRTDLKTALAVGPDHISLYALEANDDKGPREVDGDLAAAMFRMARRMLPAGGYGQYEICNFALPGHECLHNINYWCDGDYFGLGPSAHGSLTVKGTRERFSNRPDLAGYLAHPEDVRETLSGDGKEDRAREALILRLRLAQGVEVNAFTMRYGVDPLKILGPALDEFRRMGLIRTTPGRIRLTTRGMLLSNEIFTRVI